A window of Clostridium taeniosporum genomic DNA:
CTTTAAATCGATTTGCACCTAAATCATATGCAGCATTTATTAAATCTTGATCCATCTTTATTAATATTGTATATATAGGAAGAACCATAAATGGTAAGAAGTTATAGATCATTCCTAATAAAACAGTACCATCATTATAAAGAAAAGAAATAGGGGCTATACCTAGTTTACTAAGTAATAAATTTATTAAACCTGTTTTTCCTAATATAGGTACCCAAGCATAAGTTCTTAATAAAAAGTTCATCCACATAGGTAAAATAAATAACATTATTAAAAAATTTCTTTTATCTAAATTTGCTTTTGAAATTATATATGAAACAGGGTATCCGATGATTAAACAAGCTATAGTTGATTTTAGCGCTAGCAACATAGATTGTTTAATTATATACACATATTGAGAATTAAATAAATTATTATAATTATTTAAAGAAAATGAATAACCTGATTCAGTTTTTGTGGTTAAGCTAAAAAATAAAACTATAATTAAAGGAATAACTATAAATAGTGCACTCCATATAAAGTATGGATATGCTAATGTTGAAGTATTT
This region includes:
- a CDS encoding ABC transporter permease, yielding MHKKNTSTLAYPYFIWSALFIVIPLIIVLFFSLTTKTESGYSFSLNNYNNLFNSQYVYIIKQSMLLALKSTIACLIIGYPVSYIISKANLDKRNFLIMLFILPMWMNFLLRTYAWVPILGKTGLINLLLSKLGIAPISFLYNDGTVLLGMIYNFLPFMVLPIYTILIKMDQDLINAAYDLGANRFKVFIKVILPLSMPGIISGITMVFMPAVSTFVISRLLGGGQYMLIGNVIEQQFTTMGNWNFGSAISILMMIIILIFMGMASKFENDDSKEGGGQLW